A genomic stretch from Styela clava chromosome 5, kaStyClav1.hap1.2, whole genome shotgun sequence includes:
- the LOC144422782 gene encoding zinc finger protein 862-like, with the protein MEEKSRSVSVAAWKFWPNRLKDSFMFGFNEDNTKVVHAACIVCKKHCDRIQRGYGGKVVNDVTTYGENGTNWILRYNLERHLNSEGHLKCVEIENGELPTQTSIARLWGCQKQRAENAIKPLVRTALYVSRKELPFNAFADLLQLCADNGGKITTSYGNREGCKAFIHILAEEILSSIRNEVHEKVNFFSWMVDGSTVAKRKLSYESELIYIRIAHECKPAVHEIDLISMKEYVRVDANNLYHATLRSLLSFLIPDLTTNCETPIENLVELIKPFSSKIIGAGADGAAVNFGCKTGLLKKWEDVCPGRLIKVHCYSHRIELASKDALIPHFKQVIDFLIDIYYHFRNSPKERAAVCNAAEKLQIAVVSVPKSQGTRFVAHTLNALHALKTNWIVYIHHFTNQREAESDMKAEKFLVNLHSFKFYILCRQYEDIVNWVSATSIAIQSDHDGSSIIDATKQIKRLKMKLTSMELRGGPAERKALDAYDRGDLNCTPLPFRFTRHEDGGQTKRKKETYKNLLIVVELVLCLPFSNAVVERGFSCSRQILTDWRSHLGHNMIKDLLLIATRKEQFEDGAIRENLVNKASARFMGSDGTSERGLVKRR; encoded by the exons ATGGAGGAAAAATCAAGGTCCGTCTCTGTAGCGGCCTGGAAGTTTTGGCCAAACAGATTAAAGGACAGTTTTATGTTCGGTTTCAACGAAGATAATACCAAAGTCGTACATGCAGCATGCATTGTATGCAAAAAACATTGTGACAGAATACAGCGCGGCTATGGAGGCAAAGTTGTTAATGATGTGACGACTTACGGGGAGAATGGCACCAACTGGATTTTAAGATATAATTTGGAACGACACCTCAATTCCGAGGGCCACCTAAAGTGTGTCGAAATTGAGAATGGGGAGCTCCCGACGCAAACAAGTATCGCTCGCTTATGGGGCTGCCAAAAACAGAGGGCGGAGAACGCCATAAAACCTCTTGTTCGTACTGCACTGTATGTCTCTAGGAAGGAACTGCCTTTCAATGCGTTTGCGGACTTATTACAACTGTGCGCAGACAATGGCGGCAAAATAACCACGTCATATGGTAACAGAGAAGGTTGTAAAGCCTTTATACATATTCTCGCGGAGGAGATATTGTCCTCAATAAGAAATGAAGTGCAcgaaaaagtaaatttttttagctGGATGGTGGATGGGTCAACAGTCGCCAAGCGCAAGTTATCGTACGAGTCGGAACTAATTTACATAAGAATAGCGCACGAATGCAAACCAGCTGTACACGAAATTGACTTGATTTCAATGAAGGAATATGTTCGAGTGGACGCTAACAATTTGTACCACGCTACATTGCGCTCTCTGTTGAGTTTCCTGATTCCCGATTTAACAACAAATTGTGAGACACCCATTGAAAATCTTGTGGAACTTATTAAGcctttttcttcaaaaattatCGGGGCCGGCGCCGATGGCGCTGCTGTTAACTTTGGGTGTAAAACGGGTTTACTTAAAAAATGGGAGGACGTGTGCCCTGGTCGGCTAATCAAAGTACATTGCTATTCACATCGAATTGAACTAGCATCGAAAGACGCATTGATCCCCCATTTCAAACAAGTTATTGACTTCCTTATTGACATATATTATCATTTTCGGAATAGCCCTAAAGAACGGGCCGCCGTATGTAATGCGGCAGAAAAGTTGCAGATCGCGGTTGTTAGTGTACCAAAGTCGCAAGGCACAAGATTTGTGGCACACACACTCAACGCACTCCATGCGCTAAAAACAAATTGGATTGTTTACATACATCATTTCACTAACCAGAGGGAGGCTGAGTCAGATATGAAGGCTGAGAAATTTCTTGTTAATCTTCACAGCTTCAAGTTCTATATCCTATGTCGCCAATACGAGGATATCGTAAATTGGGTATCTGCCACGTCAATCGCAATACAATCAGATCATGACGGGTCATCCATTATTGACGCTACCAAGCAGATAAAACggttgaaaatgaaattaactTCTATGGAACTTCGCGGCGGTCCTGCAGAGCGAAAAGCGCTCGATGCTTATGACAGGGGCGACCTAAATTGCACTCCGCTTCCGTTCCGTTTTACCAGACACGAAGATGGTGGACAAACGAAG CGAAAGAAGGAGACGTATAAAAATTTGTTGATCGTTGTCGAGTTAGTGCTTTGCTTACCATTCTCAAATGCTGTTGTCGAAAGAGGGTTCAGTTGTTCACGGCAAATTCTCACTGATTGGCGATCACATCTCGGACACAATATGATAAAAGATCTTCTATTAATTGCCACGCGAAAAGAACAGTTCGAAGACGGGGCCATTCGAGAAAATCTGGTCAACAAGGCTTCCGCCCGATTTATGGGAAGCGATGGGACGTCTGAACGAGGTCTCGTGAAACGAcgataa
- the LOC144422914 gene encoding kelch-like protein 3 translates to MKMNSQVINQARAKQSDRLMISYDRFKEKGFLCDFNINVGEKSFRVHRTVLAASSEYFESMFSSNLKEVNDGHVIMKDVDQDGIAQCIEFMYKGKADLEIKNIQHILHASNLLQMEELTNLCFQFLEINISPINCLSVINLAQMYDRLDIKQQAIQVVIDNFESVISSEMFPFVAKSDLLHYISNQTYQTLWKAMVTWAKGKDNVDVSELFKIELFPFKFLLETVLKEPIVKNNKTAEKSVFTALFSDVKKLETSLDIDNCFILKNLSETNQVPEQMTVKDSINRYLETNFEQISKKNEFLDISKDDILRLFKSSGTKYSSEAVKYEGMMKWVKHDVKNRRKIFQDLFSFIKLTDLSLEFLKETVRLEPLVKKSDKCYDSLMDELFSRLSSKAEEKPNAEKPLTLPDSSSSKDDEKGFSTIGGASGYDTVSSTPPNGNRSEGLSYVKY, encoded by the coding sequence ATGAAGATGAATTCACAAGTAATAAACCAGGCTAGAGCAAAACAGTCAGATCGTCTCATGATATCATATGATAGGTTCAAAGAGAAAGGGTTTCTTTGCGATTTCAACATCAACGTTGGTGAAAAATCATTCCGAGTGCATCGTACTGTCTTGGCAGCCTCTTCAGAATACTTTGAATCCATGTTTTCAAGCAACTTGAAGGAAGTTAATGACGGCCACGTTATAATGAAGGATGTCGATCAGGATGGGATCGCACAATGCATAGAGTTCATGTATAAAGGAAAGGCagatttggaaataaaaaacattCAGCATATCCTGCATGCTTCCAATCTTTTACAAATGGAGGAATTAacaaatctttgttttcaattcttGGAAATTAACATTTCTCCGATAAATTGTCTCTCTGTCATCAACTTGGCCCAAATGTACGATCGTcttgatataaaacaacaaGCCATACAGGTCGTGATTGATAATTTCGAATCTGTTATTTCTTCCGAGATGTTTCCATTCGTCGCCAAATCAGATCTCTTGCATTACATAAGTAACCAGACTTACCAAACATTATGGAAAGCTATGGTAACTTGGGCAAAAGGGAAAGATAACGTAGATGTTTCTGAACTCTTCAAGATCGAGCTATTTCCCTTCAAATTTCTTCTGGAAACTGTCCTCAAAGAACCCattgttaaaaacaataaaacagctGAGAAATCCGTATTCACTGCATTATTTTCTGACGTCAAAAAACTTGAGACAAGCCTTGATATAGACAACTGTTTTATCTTGAAGAATCTTTCTGAAACCAATCAGGTTCCTGAACAAATGACAGTTAAAGATTCCATTAATCGATACTTGGagacaaattttgaacaaattagcaagaaaaatgaatttcttGATATCAGTAAGGATGACATACTCAGACTTTTCAAATCTTCAGGCACAAAGTATTCTTCGGAGGCTGTCAAATATGAGGGAATgatgaaatgggtgaaacatgaTGTCAAAAACCGAAGAAAAATCTTTCAAGATTTGTTTAGTTTCATTAAACTCACAGACTTATCTCTCGAGTTTCTCAAAGAGACAGTTCGACTCGAACCCTTAGTAAAAAAGTCGGATAAATGTTACGATTCGCTGATGGACGAATTATTTTCCCGTCTATCTTCAAAAGCTGAAGAAAAACCAAATGCAGAGAAACCCTTGACTTTACCAGATTCAAGCTCTTCAAAGGATGATGAGAAAGGATTTTCTACCATTGGAGGTGCATCGGGTTATGACACTGTCAGTTCCACACCACCTAATGGTAATAGGAGTGAAGGTTTGTCATATGTTAAATACTGA
- the LOC144422783 gene encoding E3 ubiquitin-protein ligase DTX3L-like, producing the protein MSAESQSSSQTTSGLRIINQQPSDGRMLLNSLKGSLPGYEGRRTIVITYSFTAGNLMGVSYEAQEFTEYLPLNGDGGICLNLLRQTFDAGLIFKIQEVGDRRGKIVWTDEFPHKTNKTGGPDNNGYPDPDHTMKLKEALEAKGFKFDASIRY; encoded by the exons atga GTGCAGAATCTCAGTCTTCAAGTCAAACTACTTCTGGTCTAAGAATCATCAACCAACAACCATCTGATGGGAGGATGTTATTGAATTCGTTGAAAGGATCACTGCCAGGATATGAAGGAAGGCGGACTATTGTCATCACCTACTCATTTACTGCTGGAAATCTGATG GGGGTTTCATATGAAGCTCAAgaattcactgaatatttgccATTGAATGGTGATGGAGGGATATGTCTCAACTTACTCAGACAAACATTCGATGCAGGATTGATTTTCAAGATTCAGGAAGTTGGTGACAGAAGAGGAAAAATTGTTTGGACCGATGAGTTTCCTCATAAGACTAATAAAACTGGAGGACCAGATAA CAATGGATATCCGGATCCAGACCATACAATGAAACTGAAAGAAGCATTGGAGGCAAAAGGATTCAAGTTTGATGCATCAATACGG TATTAA